From Pan troglodytes isolate AG18354 chromosome 9, NHGRI_mPanTro3-v2.0_pri, whole genome shotgun sequence, the proteins below share one genomic window:
- the LOC107967315 gene encoding large ribosomal subunit protein uL23-like, with protein MAPKAKKEAPAPPKAEAKAKALKAKKAVLKGVHSHKKKIHTSPTFRRPKTLRLRRQPEYPRKSAPRKNKLDHYAIIKFPLTTESAMKKIEDNNTLGFIVVVKANKHQIKQAVKKLYDIDVARVNTLIRPDGEKKAYVRLAPDYDALDVANKIGII; from the coding sequence ATGGCACCGAAAGCGAAGAAGGAAGCTCCTGCCCCTCCTAAAGCCGAAGCCAAAGCGAAGGCTTTAAAGGCCAAGAAGGCAGTATTGAAAGGTGTCCACAGCCACAAAAAAAAGATCCACACGTCACCCACCTTCCGGCGGCCCAAGACACTGCGACTCCGGAGACAGCCCGAATATCCTCGGAAGAGCGCTCCCAGGAAAAACAAGCTTGACCACTATGCTATCATCAAGTTTCCGCTGACCACTGAGTCTGCCATGAAGAAGATAGAAGACAACAACACACTTGGGTTCATTGTGGTTGTTAAAGCCAACAAGCACCAGATTAAAcaggctgtgaagaagctctatGACATTGATGTGGCCAGGGTCAACACCCTGATTCGGCCtgatggagagaagaaggcataTGTTCGACTGGCTCCTGATTACGATGCTTTGGATGTTGCCAACAAAATTGGGATCATCTAA